In Leishmania major strain Friedlin complete genome, chromosome 19, the following proteins share a genomic window:
- a CDS encoding putative protein kinase, with protein sequence MGSQSGKASLPTSNQHRAVCDLCGTKVTRKSSLKTGSSLVVKECSRCHLRCCGECYVWRRYGTSFSTYYDEEHAVAEFVPVCRRCVAEPNLVANAPQYAWNKIFEYCDATAKHHLLQLCHATQMGVVLPYPHARYGWSTFFEGRHFISKGANGEVYHTVVRRDITKELARSLIDALDAKALADLAGRAVAVKAIRKSTVFSLRRWKHIQREVDTLRRCCHRHVVQLHFVAQGPSEVYIVLQYVAGGDLFDWLVRQQIPMEYDVVVIARQLLETLHFMHDVRGVVHRDIKPENILLQPIANPGVQRQGDGSLGADDRCSTEHTNSSDDLYIRLADFGYAKLLPQNEAGDATLSPGQISRPPLPPVPTDAIGIVGPRADNVQRTEPPAKACKPLLISSTPCGTLGFAAPEILSAYNARKNALERLRSNRQSAEQLGDAAKPRTPVDLVKRMDIFAAGVTICILLTGCEPFPCRSSKEYIEAVHEGLDFSGPQWNYVSQPAKNLLRRMLAPRAADRPSAFECLNSSWMKHQGPYTDATSEAEDDDENARGKGLNRSASVWQLLSTSFRNSVHSLRKNEGWLFVQDAQGLVTTIPRQLVSGREDSESFSEALHSSNGCEQASAVY encoded by the coding sequence ATGGGCTCGCAGAGCGGGAAAGCGTCTTTACCGACGTCGAATCAGCACCGCGCGGTGTGTGATTTGTGTGGCACAAAAGTGACGCGCAAGTCGTCACTGAAAACGGGTAGCAGTCTCGTCGTCAAGGAATGTAGCCGCTGCCatcttcgctgctgcggcgagtGCTATGTGTGGCGCCGCTACGGGACTAGTTTTTCGACCTACTATGACGAGGAGCACGCTGTTGCCGAGTTTGTGCCAGTGTGTCGGCGATGCGTAGCAGAGCCGAATCTGGTCGCCAACGCACCACAGTATGCTTGGAATAAGATTTTCGAATACTGTGACGCGACGGCAAAGCATCATCTGCTGCAGCTATGCCACGCCACGCAGATGGGCGTTGTGCTGCCGTACCCTCACGCGCGGTACGGGTGGAGTACCTTTTTCGAAGGTAGGCATTTCATCTCCAAAGGTGCCAACGGTGAGGTTTATCACACGGTGGTGCGTCGCGACATTACGAAGGAGCTCGCGCGGTCTCTAATTGATGCGCTGGATGCAAAGGCGCTAGCCGATCTTGCTGGTcgcgcggtggcggtgaaaGCGATCCGGAAGTCAACTGTTTTCTCCTTGAGGAGGTGGAAGCATATTCAACGGGAAGTGGACACGCTACGTAGATGCTGCCATCGTCACGTCGTTCAGCTACACTTCGTCGCACAGGGCCCCAGTGAGGTCTACATTGTGCTTCAGTACGTGGCGGGCGGAGACTTGTTTGACTGGCTGGTTCGCCAACAGATTCCAATGGAGTATGACGTGGTCGTCATCGCGCGCCAGCTTCTCGAAACGCTTCACTTTATGCACGATGTGCGCGGCGTTGTGCATCGCGATATCAAGCCGGAGAACATTCTGCTGCAACCCATTGCAAATCCAGGTGTACAGAGGCAGGGAGATGGATCTCTCGGTGCAGACGACAGGTGCTCCACGGAGCACACCAACTCGTCTGATGATTTGTACATACGCCTTGCTGACTTCGGGTACGCGAAGCTGCTTCCGCAAAACGAGGCTGGGGATGCGACCCTATCGCCAGGACAGATCTCACGCCCCCCTTTGCCGCCTGTACCCACGGACGCCATTGGTATTGTGGGACCTAGGGCGGACAACGTGCAGCGCACCGAGCCTCCTGCGAAGGCTTGCAAGCCGCTCCTCATTTCGTCCACTCCGTGTGGAACACTCGGCTTCGCTGCCCCTGAGATTCTCTCCGCCTACAACGCGCGGAAGAACGCTTTGGAGCGCCTTCGCTCAAACCGGCAATCCGCCGAGCAGCTCGGAGACGCAGCCAAGCCGCGAACGCCGGTAGATTTAGTGAAGCGTATGGACATCTTTGCGGCTGGTGTGACTATATGCATCCTCCTGACGGGGTGCGAGCCGTTTCCGTGTCGGTCGTCAAAGGAGTATATTGAGGCTGTGCACGAAGGCCTGGACTTTAGCGGACCTCAGTGGAACTACGTTTCTCAGCCGGCCAAGAACTTACTACGTCGCATGCTTGCGCCCAGGGCAGCGGATCGTCCCTCAGCCTTTGAGTGCCTCAATTCATCATGGATGAAGCACCAGGGCCCATACACTGACGCCACCTCAGAGGCGGAGGATGACGACGAGAATGCGCGTGGGAAGGGCCTCAATCGCAGCGCGTCCGTGTGGCAGCTGCTCTCCACCTCGTTCCGGAACTCTGTCCACTCGCTGCGCAAGAACGAGGGGTGGCTATTTGTGCAGGATGCACAGGGACTCGTGACGACGATTCCACGTCAGCTTGTTAGCGGTAGAGAAGATAGTGAGTCCTTTTCCGAGGCCCTTCATTCCTCCAACGGTTGCGAGCAGGCCTCCGCTGTGTACTAG
- a CDS encoding oxidoreductase-like protein translates to MRRPREPALGECCGSGCTRCVWDIYYDELARFEEFIAGGGIEEECTQSSEEEEVVDYMGSVVVKYIDPPALPTTGSPGEWERAEMKARGFFPINRIELVSCSTSLFSPTDPGISVVNLFTSAKGRAMLPGDVVEVLVTNSHGTQDADDVERLCKALHLDPCAWCELHRSPFVPEDNFPPWLPLQKPLTLGQLLSAYVDISSSSYLLHQSFFESLFRIYSDSKPSSASSTSTTPSPDPEKVRLLEACASSETGPQLLRLLSKSSTPLCYPSLVDVLEVFSFVNIPLDRLLEVSGPLQTRRYSLANWIPATLPLSPLQLCMREVCARRSANLPAATPVGADAQRVADMLNRAAQDASRDHGNFFFGHTSHPLCCAARSMTRSAAGAGQRGMYVSFSLFGNSLFARQLQAGCTALCNPAQAKSLCSPLFLIGCGTGIAPLIAAVTQLMLRRACTAAGSAPFPCWVFYGARTKAELLYDEVLREALRTGAIAKYEYALSREEDNEKQGRYVTDLVKQNRLMVTDSLRNEGQLFVCGPAKALVSVRQLVKCDLLAEPDDDDSVQEQRLLVLEDRGRLNFDIWSTGNIFE, encoded by the coding sequence ATGAGACGCCCGCGTGAGCCAGCGCTAGGGGAGTGCTGTGGAAGCGGCTGTACCCGCTGCGTATGGGATATTTACTACGATGAACTCGCCAGATTTGAAGAGTTTATAGCAGGCGGGGGGATCGAAGAGGAGTGTACCCAATCCtcagaggaggaagaggttGTTGATTATATGGGTTCCGTTGTGGTGAAGTACATTGATCCACCAGCTTTGCCCACCACAGGCTCTCCGGGTGAGTGGGAGAGAGCCGAAATGAAGGCGCGCGGTTTCTTTCCCATTAACAGAATCGAATTAGtgagctgcagcacatccCTGTTTTCTCCAACTGATCCGGGAATCAGCGTCGTCAACCTCTTCACATCCGCAAAAGGCAGGGCAATGCTACCAGGCGATGTAGTGGAGGTTCTTGTGACTAACAGTCACGGTACTCAGGACGCCGATGACGTTGAGAGGCTGTGCAAGGCGCTTCACCTGGAtccgtgtgcgtggtgcGAGCTGCATCGCTCCCCGTTTGTGCCGGAAGATAACTTTCCCCCGTGGCTTCCCCTACAAAAGCCTCTGACGCTTGGGCAGCTTCTCTCTGCCTACGTCGATATAAGCAGTAGTAGCTACCTGTTGCATCAGAGCTTTTTCGAAAGCCTTTTTCGAATTTACAGCGACTCCAAACCTTCTTCAGCATCTTCGACTTCAACTACCCCGTCACCCGATCCAGAGAAGGTGCGACTTCTTGAGGCCTGCGCGTCTTCTGAAACGGGTccccagctgctgcgcttgctgTCCAAAAGCAGTACACCGCTGTGCTACCCTTCTCTTGTCGACGTACTTGAGGTCTTTTCCTTCGTCAATATTCCACTTGACCGTCTCCTCGAGGTCAGTGGACCGCTCCAGACGCGCAGGTATAGCCTGGCAAACTGGATTCCTGCAACACTTCCGCTAAGTCCACTTCAGCTGTGCATGAGGGAGGTGTGCGCTCGACGCTCTGCAAATTTACCTGCAGCTACCCCCGTTGGCGCGGACGCTCAGCGCGTTGCAGACATGCTCAACAGAGCTGCTCAGGATGCCTCCAGGGACCACGGCAACTTTTTCTTTGGACACACGTCCCACCCGTTGTGTTGTGCAGCGCGCTCTATGACGAGGagtgcagctggcgcaggtCAGAGAGGCATGTACGTCAGCTTTTCTCTTTTTGGAAACTCTTTATTTGCCCGGCAGCTTCAGGCTGGATGCACAGCTCTGTGCAACCCTGCTCAAGCCAAGAGCTTGTGCAGTCCACTTTTTCTTATCGGATGTGGCACAGGGATTGCACCTTTGATTGCGGCTGTCACGCAGCTGATGCTTCGTCGCGCCTGCACAGCCGCCGGCAGTGCCCCGTTTCCGTGCTGGGTGTTCTACGGAGCGCGCACAAAGGCGGAGCTTTTGTATGATGAAGTCCTCCGGGAAGCACTGCGGACAGGAGCCATTGCCAAGTACGAGTACGCGCTTTCCCGAGAGGAGGACAATGAGAAGCAAGGCAGGTATGTGACCGACCTTGTGAAGCAGAACCGGCTAATGGTCACGGATTCCCTGCGAAACGAGGGTCAGCTATTTGTGTGTGGTCCGGCAAAGGCTCTTGTATCTGTTCGGCAGCTAGTCAAGTGCGACCTGCTCGCCGAGCCAGACGATGATGACAGTGTGCAGGAGCAACGACTGTTGGTCCTAGAGGATCGAGGGCGACTGAACTTTGATATATGGAGCACGGGAAACATATTTGAGTGA
- a CDS encoding eukaryotic translation initiation factor-like protein codes for MDPNTCAPASAVTDEQPLTLLWGTWEMWCDMPQRQQGQSTENTNWLEQVKSIGLFDSAEGFWGIFNCTILPSQLPPNGSYYLFRKHIAPMWEHEANRRGGKWVIPFTGKASRSEGDLQPVDEAWQTLCLSAIGELFPGDEEEICGVTVSRGRQRTLPSGHATSALSEWKLCLWTRSADNRGSQIRIAEYIRKQLHLQPPSKEASRDGKSGEQDTLMEMPRSPDRSPVAKMREASGIPSAMTYVAHRDLMEAKQEFVKGGSSVAQAFRPKYTLAIDVRNEGV; via the coding sequence ATGGATCCGAATACATGTGCCCCGGCGAGTGCTGTGACAGATGAGCAGCCGCTTACTCTGCTGTGGGGGACGTGGGAGATGTGGTGCGACAtgccgcagcgacagcaaggCCAGAGCACAGAAAATACCAACTGGCTGGAGCAAGTGAAGAGCATTGGCTTGTTCGACAGTGCCGAGGGCTTCTGGGGAATTTTCAACTGCACCATCCTGCCATCGCAGCTTCCACCGAACGGCTCCTATTACCTTTTTCGAAAACACATTGCCCCAATGTGGGAGCACGAGGCAAACCGCAGAGGCGGAAAGTGGGTGATTCCCTTTACCGGCAAGGCGTCGCGGAGTGAGGGCGATTTGCAGCCGGTCGATGAGGCCTGGCAGACGCTGTGCCTCTCTGCGATTGGGGAGCTCTTTCCcggtgacgaggaggagatctGCGGCGTCACTGTGAGTCGCGGGAGGCAGCGCACCTTGCCCTCTGGCCATGCGACGTCTGCGCTAAGTGAGTGGAAGCTTTGCCTGTGGACTCGCAGTGCCGACAACAGGGGATCGCAAATACGCATTGCAGAGTACATTCGCAAGCAACTGCACTTACAGCCCCCGTCGAAGGAGGCGAGCAGGGATGGAAAAAGCGGCGAACAGGACACACTGATGGAGATGCCGCGGTCTCCAGACCGTTCTCCAGTTGCCAAGATGCGAGAGGCGTCTGGGATTCCGTCAGCAATGACCTATGTGGCGCACCGGGACTTGATGGAGGCAAAGCAGGAGTTTGTGAAGggtggcagcagcgttgCTCAAGCGTTCAGGCCCAAGTACACTCTTGCAATCGATGTGAGGAATGAAGGTGTGTGA
- the MPK4 gene encoding putative mitogen activated protein kinase 4, giving the protein MAQLVPLAELPSGKKIYSVRGQRFEVDREYDLVKVVGFGACGTVCSAVANGSGERVAIKRLSRVFGDLREGKRILREMEIMTSLKHNNLIRLHHFMRPQSKETFEDIYLVMDLYDTDLNRIIRSRQKLTDEHLQYFMIQAFRGLHYLHSAKVMHRDLKPSNLLVNADCALAICDFGLARDDQVMSSSDLTQYVVTRWYRPPEVLGMGSNQYTSAVDVWSLGLIFAELMVGRALLPGTDYIGQLVMIVNLLGSPSIDDMEFLSSEAKAFILSQPHRPALSFRDLFSMATEEATDLLSKLLVFHPARRLTAKQVMEHPYFSKYRDAAEEADAPDPFVWNHSHIETKEQLREDLWRVVEAHSQLNE; this is encoded by the coding sequence ATGGCTCAACTCGTCCCTTTAGCTGAACTGCCCAGCGGCAAAAAAATATATAGTGTCCGGGGGCAGCGTTTCGAAGTGGACAGGGAATATGATCTGGTCAAGGTTGTTGGATTTGGTGCGTGTGGCACTGTTTGTTCAGCGGTCGCGAACGGGTCGGGTGAGCGAGTGGCGATCAAGCGGTTGTCGCGTGTTTTTGGTGATCTTCGTGAAGGGAAACGAATTTTGCGGGAGATGGAGATAATGACGTCGCTGAAGCACAATAATCTGATTCGCCTCCACCACTTCATGCGGCCGCAGTCAAAGGAGACGTTTGAGGACATTTACTTGGTGATGGATCTTTATGACACAGATTTAAATCGTATTATACGAAGTCGGCAGAAACTCACTGATGAGCATCTGCAGTATTTTATGATTCAAGCGTTCCGCGGATTGCATTACCTTCACTCTGCCAAGGTGATGCATCGCGATCTGAAGCCGAGCAACTTGCTTGTAAATGCGGACTGCGCGCTAGCAATCTGCGATTTTGGGCTGGCTCGTGATGATCAAGTCATGAGCTCGTCAGATCTCACACAGTACGTCGTAACACGGTGGTACAGACCCCCTGAGGTACTCGGGATGGGATCCAATCAGTACACGAGCGCGGTAGATGTCTGGAGCCTTGGTCTGATCTTTGCGGAGCTAATGGTGGGGCGTGCCTTGCTTCCGGGAACAGATTATATTGGACAGCTAGTGATGATTGTCAACCTATTAGGGTCCCCGTCCATAGATGACATGGAGTTTCTGAGCTCAGAAGCAAAGGCGTTTATTCTCTCTCAGCCGCATCGGCCGGCTCTCTCCTTCAGAGATCTTTTTTCAATGGCTACAGAAGAGGCCACTGACCTTCTGTCGAAGCTGCTAGTTTTCCATCCAGCGAGACGATTAACTGCGAAGCAAGTGATGGAACATCCATATTTTTCGAAGTACAGAGATGCCGCAGAAGAAGCTGACGCTCCTGATCCGTTTGTGTGGAATCATAGCCATATAGAAACCAAGGAGCAACTCCGTGAGGATTTGTGGCGGGTTGTTGAAGCCCATTCACAATTGAACGAATAG